The Gavia stellata isolate bGavSte3 chromosome 1, bGavSte3.hap2, whole genome shotgun sequence genome has a segment encoding these proteins:
- the LOC104260284 gene encoding galactosylgalactosylxylosylprotein 3-beta-glucuronosyltransferase 1, which translates to MLRRRNLLTTLLIALPWALLLTLWHQYPTTRYLSLLRKETDENVTSKALLNGTSALRDEGLPSCTRQQQSIGATPKVIQNYVYSRPPPWSDTLPTIFVITPTYTRPVQKAELTRLANTFLHVQNLHWVVVEDSPRRTNLVSNLLEKAGLNFTHLNVETPKSLKLGLSWIPSHTPRGTLQRNLGLHWLRDSFSNTAPPEGVVYFADDDNTYSLELFEEMRYTRRVSVWPVAFVGGLRYESPKVSPAGKVVGWKTVFDPNRPFAIDMAGFAISIKLILEKPQASFKLEGVKGGYQETSLLKDLVTMDGLEPKAANCTKVLVWHTRTERPTLVNEGKRGFTDPRVEV; encoded by the exons ATGCTGAGGAGACGTAACCTTCTTACCACGCTCCTGATCGCCTTGCCATGGGCTCTTCTCCTAACCTTGTGGCACCAGTACCCAACCACCCGCTACCTCAGCCTGCTGAGAA AAGAGACAGATGAGAACGTGACCTCTAAAGCTCTCCTCAATGGTACATCTGCACTGAGAGATGAAGGCCTCCCATCATGCACTCGGCAGCAGCAAAGCATAGGGGCAACGCCTAAAGTCATCCAGAATTACGTGTACTCCAGGCCTCCTCCATGGTCAGACACCCTGCCAACCATCTTCGTTATCACCCCTACCTACACCCGCCCAGTGCAAAAAGCTGAGCTGACCCGTCTGGCCAACACCTTCCTACATGTACAGAACCTGCactgggtggtggtggaggacTCGCCCCGGAGGACCAACCTGGTATCCAACCTGCTGGAGAAGGCAGGGCTCAACTTCACCCACCTCAATGTGGAGACACCCAAGAGTCTGAAGCTGGGGCTGTCCTGGATCCCATCCCACACCCCAAGGGGGACACTACAGAGGAACCTGGGGCTGCACTGGCTGAGGGACAGCTTCAGCAACACTGCACCGCCAGAAGGGGTAGTGTATTTTGCCGATGATGATAACACCTATAGCCTGGAGCTCTTTGAAGAG ATGCGCTACACAAGGAGGGTGTCAGTCTGGCCAGTGGCTTTCGTCGGGGGGCTGCGATATGAATCCCCAAAAGTGAGCCCAGCAGGGAAGGTGGTGGGCTGGAAAACCGTCTTTGACCCTAACCGTCCCTTTGCTATCGACATGGCTGGATTTGCTATCAGCATCAAGCTGATCTTGGAGAAGCCTCAGGCCAGTTTCAAGCTGGAGGGAGTTAAAGGAGGCTACCAGGAAACCAGTCTGCTGAAGGATCTAGTGACTATGGATGGGCTGGAGCCCAAAGCAGCCAACTGCACAAAG GTGTTGGTCTGGCACACAAGAACTGAGAGGCCCACTCTGGTTAATGAAGGCAAGCGTGGATTTACAGACCCCAGAGTAGAGGTGTAA